Below is a window of Ruegeria sp. THAF33 DNA.
TCGGTTGCAACGTTGCCCCCGGACAGCAACAAATAAAGGGTTGCGGCACAAAGCGCGAGAACAGCAGCCACCTTCCGAACCGGAAGTCGCAACGCCACGGGGGGGCACAACGACAGCCCCAACCGACACGCGACGAATACGAAGCCTGTCAGAAGCCCCATATGAAGCCCGGAAATGGCCAGCAGATGGGCCAGATTGGACGCCCGCAAGGATGATAGCGCCTCCTGCCCCATCCCGCTGCGATCTCCGGTGGTGACGGCGGCGGCAAATCCACCGATTTCACCGGGCAGAATCTGCCTGACCCGCTGCGAAATGGCCATGCGGATCGCAGTGACCCGAATGCCGTCGGTCCCCTCGGTCGCTGGCGCGATGGTCATGATCGGGACGCGGGTATAGCCGACCGCGCCCAATCGTTGAAACCAGGCATGTCGGCGAAAGTCGAAACCTCCGGGCTCGACCGGGCCCTGCGGCGGCGAAAGATGACCCGTGGTCATAATACGCTGCCCCGGTGCGATTGCGCCCGTTGGAACATGAACGGAAAGACGGATGCGCTGCGGCCTGCGCTCCTGAGGTACATCCCCAATGCGTACCTGATCAAGCGTCAACCGCAACGCATCCGAGGCAGACCGATCCATGGCGACGACCCTCCCCTCGACAGGGCCATAATATCGCCACGACAGTACCGGTTCTGCCACCATATGGGCGCGAACGCCTGCCAGAACGAAACCGGCAGCGATCAGCGCCCCCCCGATTGTCAACGTTCCCACCCCCGGTGGCAGCCGGCGGCGCAAGACGAAAAGAGCGACTCCAAGACAGACAAGACCGGCATAAACTGACCAATCCGGCTCGACGCGGACGCCGAAATAGAGACCAATCCCCGTCGCCAGCAAAACCGGCGTCCAAGTGAAAAGGTAGCCTGTCTGGTGCAGTAGCGCGGCCTCGACCCGTGCAAGAACACGCATGGTTGCCCCCGTCCTTCGGGCTCGTTAGACAGGCTTCAAACTATGCCAGATACGGTTACCAAAAGGTTAATCCTCACCATGACTGAACAGGTCGTCACTCGTTTTGCCCCCTCGCCCACCGGTTTCCTGCATATCGGCGGCGCGCGCACTGCTTTGTTCAATTGGCTGTATGCGCGTGGTCGGGGTGGCAAATTCCTGCTGCGGATCGAAGACACCGATCGCGAACGTTCGACACCCGAGGCGACCGCCGCGATCCTTCAGGGCATGGCCTGGCTTGGCCTTGATCACGACGGTGACGTGATAAGCCAGTTCGAAGGGGCCGCCCGTCACGCCGAGGTCGCGCATCAGTTGCTGGCCGAGGGCAAAGCCTACAAGTGTTTTTCGACCCAGGAAGAAATCGCCGCTTTCCGGGACCAGGCGCGCAGCGAAGGGAAATCAACCCTGTTCTGCAGCCCATGGCGTGACGCCGATCCTGCGACACATCCGGATGCACCTTTTGCCATACGCATCAAGGCGCCTCAGGACGGGGTGACCGTGATCCACGATCAGGTTCAGGGCGATGTGAGCATCCGCAATGACCAGTTGGACGACATGATTCTTCTGCGCTCGGACGGAACACCCGTCTACATGCTGGCAGTCGTTGTCGACGATCACGACATGGGTGTCACCCATGTCATCCGCGGCGACGATCACCTCAACAACGCCGCGCGGCAAATGATGATCTACGAAGCCATGGGCTGGGACGTTCCGGTCTGGGCGCATATCCCGCTGATTCACGGGCCGGACGGCAAGAAGCTGTCCAAGCGCCATGGTGCTCTTGGAGCGCAGGAGTATCAGGCCATGGGCTATCCCGCAGCCGGGATGCGCAATTACCTGGCCCGGCTGGGCTGGAGTCATGGCGACGATGAGTTTTTCACGGATGCGCAGGCAAAGGACTGGTTCGATCTGGACGGGATCGGCAAAAGCCCTGCACGGTTTGATCTGAAAAAGCTTGAAAACCTGTGTGGACAGCATATCGCAATCTCGGATGATGCTGCACTGCGGCAAGAGATCGAAGCATATCTGGCCGTAGCAGACCTTCCGCCCCTTACCGAAACACAATCCAGTGATCTGGAACGTGCGATGTATTGCCTCAAGGACCGGGCGCGCACCTTCCCGGAACTGCTTGAAAAGGCTCATTTTGCACTGACAAACCGCCCGATCGTTCCGGATGAAAAGGCGGCAAAGGCACTGGCAACAGTATCCGATGGTATACTGACGGAATTGACGCCGCATCTGCAAAATGTTAGCTGGTCGCGGAACGAACTGGAGGAGGCCCTGAATTCCTTTGCCGAGTCAAAGGAGCTCAAATTCGGCAAGCTGGCCGGTCCGCTGAGGGCCGCCCTGGCGGGTCGGGCCGTTACGCCTTCGGTTTTTGACATGATGCTTGTGCTGGGACGGGAAGAAACCCTGGCGCGGCTTTC
It encodes the following:
- the gltX gene encoding glutamate--tRNA ligase, with product MTEQVVTRFAPSPTGFLHIGGARTALFNWLYARGRGGKFLLRIEDTDRERSTPEATAAILQGMAWLGLDHDGDVISQFEGAARHAEVAHQLLAEGKAYKCFSTQEEIAAFRDQARSEGKSTLFCSPWRDADPATHPDAPFAIRIKAPQDGVTVIHDQVQGDVSIRNDQLDDMILLRSDGTPVYMLAVVVDDHDMGVTHVIRGDDHLNNAARQMMIYEAMGWDVPVWAHIPLIHGPDGKKLSKRHGALGAQEYQAMGYPAAGMRNYLARLGWSHGDDEFFTDAQAKDWFDLDGIGKSPARFDLKKLENLCGQHIAISDDAALRQEIEAYLAVADLPPLTETQSSDLERAMYCLKDRARTFPELLEKAHFALTNRPIVPDEKAAKALATVSDGILTELTPHLQNVSWSRNELEEALNSFAESKELKFGKLAGPLRAALAGRAVTPSVFDMMLVLGREETLARLSEAAK